From a single Miscanthus floridulus cultivar M001 chromosome 8, ASM1932011v1, whole genome shotgun sequence genomic region:
- the LOC136477995 gene encoding aspartyl protease family protein At5g10770-like — MALLRLLALSLLFAVATPIRDITDACSSHVKDFQHLNSSGLYLTLHHPRSPCSPAPLPADVPFSAVLTHDHARIASLAARLAKTPSSRPTTLRGSSSPDDASLASVPLGPGTSVGVGNYITRMGLGTPAKQYVMVVDTGSSLTWLQCSPCIMSCHRQSGPVFNPKSSSSYASVSCSAPQCSDLTTATLNPAACSTSNVCIYQASYGDSSFSVGYLSKDTVSFGSTSVPNFYYGCGQDNEGLFGQSAGLIGLARNKLSLLYQLAPSMGYSFSYCLPTSSSSSGYLSIGSYNPGQYSYTPMASSSLDDSLYFIKMTGITVAGKPLSVSASAYSSLPTIIDSGTVITRLPTGVYSALSKAVAGAMKGTPRASAFSILDTCFQGQASRLRVPQVSMAFAGGAALKLAATNLLVDVDSATTCLAFAPARSAAIIGNTQQQTFSVVYDVKNSKIGFAAGGCS, encoded by the exons ATGGCGCTGCTTCGGCTTCTTGCCCTCTCGCTGCTCTTCGCAGTGGCCACTCCTATCAGGGACATCACCGATGCTTGCTCGTCACACGTAAAGG ATTTCCAGCACCTCAACAGTTCGGGGCTCTACCTGACGCTGCACCACCCGCGGAGCCCCTGCTCGCCGGCGCCGCTGCCCGCCGACGTCCCCTTCTCCGCGGTGCTCACCCACGACCATGCGCGCATCGCGTCGCTCGCGGCGCGCCTTGCCAAGACGCCGTCCTCGCGTCCCACCACGCTGCGCGGGTCGTCGTCCCCCGACGACGCGTCCCTCGCGTCCGTGCCGCTCGGCCCGGGCACGTCCGTTGGCGTGGGCAACTACATCACCCGCATGGGCCTCGGCACGCCGGCCAAGCAGTACGTCATGGTCGTGGACACGGGTTCCTCGCTCACCTGGCTGCAGTGCTCCCCCTGCATCATGTCGTGCCACCGCCAGTCCGGGCCGGTGTTCAACCCCAAGTCGTCCAGCTCCTACGCCTCCGTGTCCTGCTCCGCGCCGCAGTGCAGCGACCTGACCACCGCCACGCTCAACcccgccgcctgctccacctccaacGTCTGCATCTACCAGGCCAGCTACGGCGACAGCTCCTTCTCCGTCGGGTACCTGAGCAAGGACACCGTGTCGTTCGGCTCCACCAGCGTGCCCAACTTCTACTACGGCTGTGGGCAGGACAACGAGGGGCTCTTCGGCCAATCGGCGGGGCTCATCGGCCTGGCGCGCAACAAGCTGTCGCTACTGTACCAGCTGGCGCCGAGCATGGGCTACTCCTTCTCCTACTGCCTCccgacgtcgtcgtcgtcctccgggTACCTGTCCATCGGCTCCTACAACCCGGGGCAGTACTCGTACAcgcccatggcgtcgagctcgcTGGACGACTCGCTCTACTTCATCAAGATGACCGGGATCACCGTCGCGGGCAAGCCGCTCTCCGTGTCGGCGTCGGCCTACTCCAGCCTGCCGACCATCATCGACTCCGGCACGGTGATCACGCGCCTGCCCACGGGCGTGTACTCGGCGCTCAGCAAGGCGGTGGCGGGCGCCATGAAGGGGACGCCCCGCGCCTCGGCCTTCTCCATCCTGGACACGTGCTTCCAGGGCCAGGCGTCGCGGCTGCGCGTGCCCCAGGTCAGCATGGCCTTCGCCGGCGGCGCGGCGCTGAAGCTGGCGGCGACGAACCTGCTGGTGGacgtggacagcgccaccacgTGCCTGGCCTTCGCGCCCGCACGGAGCGCCGCCATCATCGGGAACACGCAGCAGCAGACGTTCAGCGTCGTCTACGACGTCAAGAACAGCAAGATCGGGTTCGCCGCCGGCGGCTGCAGCTGA